GAATCTCTGTGTCGGCAAGGAGGTAGAAACAAAACAGAAAAAAAGAGTATCTATATCCTTGTAGTTTCACTTCTTATATCAACATCTCTTGTTGTCCCGGGGCCGTGTCACGGGTGAGCTAGGAGAACAAGAAACAACAACATTAACATCAACAAGCCGCGTTAATATATTCGTGTATTTCATCCATTTCTGTCAGTTTTCTTGTCAAGTTCTAGCCGACGTTTATTAAAGATACAAAAATTTATAATCCACACGAATTAGCAGCAGAGTACGTGATAAGTTACCAACAAAGGGTTGGTGCAGTGATCGAGATCTTGATTTCTCTACGAGAGATCAAGGGTTCGAGTTCCTGTGTGTGCGTGAGTTTATCTATTTAAAAATGTAATAAGCTTGGGACCAGTTTACAGGTTACTAAAGATTATACAGTCGGCATGTTTCTCTTTTTAGTTGAATTTATTTTAGTAAACATGATGATTTGCTTTAGAGAGTACTTTCCAGTTTGCACCAACTTTGATTATATCAAGATTAGTCAGGAGTCGCTGTtaaatggaatctataacaatTTTCTTGAATTTACACTTTGATTGTCGTCCATATGTCACTTTCATTGAAGGTTAACTCCCATTTCATGTGCATGATTACCTAATCATCTGTTTATCCCTGGCTTTAGCATATCTCATAAGTCATACCCCTCCCTATATTCATATTTGTTTAAAACTTAAGAGTGCGTGAGTATTTAAATTTCTGTTTTTAATTTGGAAAATGAAATAAAAACCAGTATATTGCTAACTGACTGTGTTTCATTTTCAAATTAGTTTGCTATATGTTAATGATGATTTTTAGTAATAAAAATACTCTTGACCatcatttaaaaatacaaaatccCAATAATTCAtaatctagttaaagtcaataaCAACTAACAAGTACTGTTTTTAAGATGCCTTGCTTATTTGACCCTAGAACCACCAACAGCCAGCCCATACACAATCTCTAACTGATCATCCAACCAACACTGTGCCAAAATATTCAAGCTCTGCGTACTAAACAGCTAAGTCTTACAAACAGGATAAATTTTGTGCATTTCACACCCAAAACACACACACAGAAACCTTCTAGCTTGCGTAAACGAGATGGGAAACACCTTGGGAGGAAAAAAGAGAGCAAAGATTATGAAAATCAATGGTGAAACAATGAAGTTAAAGACTCCAGTTCAAGCTGGTTCAGTCACCAAGGACTATCCAGGCTATGTTCTGTTAGATTCAGAAGCTGTTAAGCATTTCGGGATTCGAGCGAAGCCACTAGGACTTCACCAAGAACTCAAGCCGAAAAGGCTATATTTTTTAGTAGAATTGCCGAAAGTTGCAGAAGATAGaacaatgaggaaagtgaggTCAGGCATTAACATGAGTGCTAAAGACAGACTAGAGAGCCTAATGCTAGCGAAAAGATCGGTTTCTGATCTTTCGTTGATGCAACAAAAGAGCAGCATTGGTGAGGAGAGGAGAGAAGTCATGGAAAGTGAGCCCGGGAGGTTGAAAATGAGGTTGCCTAAGGCAGAAGTGCAGAAGTTGATGAGTGAAAGCAAGTCCGAGGCCGAGGCGGCGGAGAGGATAATGCAGCTTTGTTTGGATGGCCAACAGGAAGTGCATTGGAAGGAAGGTGGCAATGGAAGAGTTAGCCAGGGCGTCAAGCCGCGTGAGGTATGTTCTTTCCTCAGAAAACTTTAATTTTGTTATTTCTtgtttttttgtttgttttttggCCTTTGAATCTTCTTTGGTATTTTCATGTGCTTGGCCTTTTCGCTTTGTATATTAGTTGCTATCCGGCTGTTCTCAAGCTCTCTCATAATCTCTAACAAATTAATTGCAAGTACGTACTTATTACTAAACGGATGGGTTATAACATCACTTACAAATATAACATCACTTACAAAAATAACCGATGTTTAAATATAATATAGAAAAACCGATATCTAAAACCTAAACCTTTAATAAGTACAATTATACACGCGAGGATATCGGTTAAAAATTACCTAGACATCGATTTTTAGCCGATATCTATTACCATATTTTTAGTAATATAATATCCTTCTCCAAAAAACTTATTTCACAAATAAAAGTTGATGAATTCGAACGCACTCATTCCAGGATAGTATTTCGTTTTAATACCGAAACTAAAAATGTGTCCATACTCCATCGAGAATGATAACTAAGTTTCGTTTTTTATATGAAATCGAACTCGTGGCTATGGTCTATGTAAAATAGATGTTTTCCTTTTTTAGCGAAATCGAACTCGTCGTGGCCATAATAACTGTATAACTATATTCTGTACGCAAAATACGAACGAATTTTGGCACTAAACTTTGAAATAAGAAAAATCAAGTATTCTACAGAAATAGTTTGGAACACCTTTTCTCGCAACAGTATTGTTTTCAAATTTCAGTTTAGCCAGACTATCTTGTATTGACATAGTCAATTAAACTCTAACAATAAGTTGTAGAACCTAATAGTAATTAAAAACAACTTTAATTTATCAGATAATGTGTTGGTACATCTGTCGGTCTTATCTTTTCCGAAAGTTTATTTTACACATTTCGATCATGTTATGTATGTATTTCTTTTATGTATAATTTCATGTGTCACCCCACCCCCATACATACTGAAGCAATATGAATTTACTTTACATGCAGAAGCGAGTCGGTTTCTTGCCTGTCAATTTAGGAGAGATTCATGAATCAGCATGACAGTGCTCCGGAACGAAGCTGTTGTTACATTTCGTGTAGATTCGCGTCGTGTATATTTTATATGAGTATATGTATcacgcatatatatacatattctCACGAGCAAGACAACAACTAATAGCGTCTTTGTAATCTTGCGGCTCTGATAATTTTTTGGCTTATTTTGATTGACCATCAGAATTACCATACATGCCCTTATTTCCTCAAGTGAACAAAGTAAAAAAACGAGAATATATAAAATTTTGCGATATTTCTGTGGTAGCCTGGTACGCATACATTTAGTGAAGAACGGGAACTCCTAAAAATAAAATTTACGTTTCTTTTTTATAAAAACTTTTGAAAAAATATTATAGGTTCTctataaaaattcaaaattacaAGAATATCGTCACAGAATTTAAACAAGTGTCCGCAAAGAAAAATTCAGTCTCCCCCCTTGTGGTAGCGGCATATTTATGATATTCAATTTCATAATAGATAATCCGAGATCACCTTTTTTTTTAGTGTAATTTCAACATaaaatttatatgtatttatAGTTCAGATGACACCTTAAATAACTTCACGTTTATACTGGTATATGCAGAATCCAGAAATTTTAGTTTATAATTATACCGGACAAATTTTGAGAATACgtcataattttttgaatttcGAGAAGCACATGcatgttttaaaataaaataaaaagtgtGTGTTCCAGGTATCCGTTACCAGCTGCTCCTCTCTGTACATAGGCAAGTGGCATTACATAATAAGAGTGGATGTTTAAAAACCCACTATTCGAATAACTCGCAGATGTGCATTACGCTCCGGTGAAATGTGAACCAATTGAGTTTTCTAAACCTAACCCCCATTCAAACAAGACTTTCTGTTACATCTGCACGTGCAGACATTAGACGGCAACCTCCAGATTTAAAGTAATACTAACCTTTAAAGTCATTCTGTTGGACTTTAAAGATTATTTTAAGGTAGAAACCAAAATCCGGCATCAAACTCGATGATCAAATATCTACGTGCTATCTACGAAATTCTGTCCCATAGCTaccgacatttttataaaagacAACCTAAACCATGCAAAGATCGACAGTCAATTGTTTATTATTCGATAAATGTGTTACAAAAGATTAGATGCAATGTACATAATGTAACATGAATTGTGCTTAAACTAAATCCTAACATTGTCCTACTGCTGGCATGAAATTTTATGTCGACCACTGATCAGGCACTGTAAGAAAATAGGTTGTCATCGCCTTTCTAAATCTTTTCTTGTACAGTTTCGGAGAAACGATAGTCGGGGCAGCATTCTTTGCACCTCCTAGTATTCCAGAGCTCTTCACCCATGTCTCTAAGTGCTTGTCCCATGTATATTGTCTCATGTAGTCAATTATCCCCAGTACCAGCTCATTCCGTTCTTCATCCACTCCCACCAGCAAAGAATAATCCATAACATCCACAGACTGCAAAGCAGTGCAACAACTTGGAACTCAAAAACCAGTAAACTATTTTTAATAAACTCGCCAATCCTTAATCTTAAAGTATGTTAACATTTATATGATTCCCTATTTCTGTTTTTTTTTCACTTATATGAAGCGTTGTCAATATTATTTCACCCCCATTGTTCATTAAGCATATCGAGAGTCATCATCATGACTTGCACCACATTACTATACCCAATATCAACTAATGTCGAGTATACATAAATTTTAATAGTATATGTACTTGGATAGATTATGCTTACCGCTAAAAATGATGTGTCATTCCAAACTGCTCTTTCCAGGCTTCTCTTGGCCTTACTTCCAAGAAACATAGGTTTTGTTCGCAATGCTTCCAAGAGATTCATATCAAGTAACACCTTGTTCACTCCGGTAGTATCTGAATTGTAACGGGACCGTGCAGAGCCCTTAAGATCATAGATTCTTGAAATGTTTCTTCTAAAAAATAGATTCTCCATCACCATCAGGTCCATTTTAGTTTCCTTGCCACCCTTCAAGTGTTTAACAGTCACCtaagtttttcaaaaaaaaaatagaTCAACTAGAGTACTATCAAACCCTCCTTCCCAACTCCAGCAAAACACAA
This genomic interval from Apium graveolens cultivar Ventura chromosome 8, ASM990537v1, whole genome shotgun sequence contains the following:
- the LOC141676688 gene encoding uncharacterized protein At1g66480-like, with product MGNTLGGKKRAKIMKINGETMKLKTPVQAGSVTKDYPGYVLLDSEAVKHFGIRAKPLGLHQELKPKRLYFLVELPKVAEDRTMRKVRSGINMSAKDRLESLMLAKRSVSDLSLMQQKSSIGEERREVMESEPGRLKMRLPKAEVQKLMSESKSEAEAAERIMQLCLDGQQEVHWKEGGNGRVSQGVKPREKRVGFLPVNLGEIHESA